Proteins encoded in a region of the Brevundimonas vesicularis genome:
- a CDS encoding DNA topoisomerase IV subunit B: MAADLFAFDDEPEARKPEPPKPVVAAPPAAAPSIVPTPAPPAVQATATTAAATGYSASSIEVLEGLEPVRKRPGMYIGGTDERALHHLFAEVLDNAMDEAVAKHAKLITVDLDAEGYLSVRDDGRGIPVDPHPKHPGKSALEVVMTVLHSGGKFSGKAYETSGGLHGVGVSVVNALSESVEVTVWRDGFEWKQAFSRGHVLAPIQQIGPSKKRGTLIRFKPDDEIFGMGAAFKPARLFRMARSKAYLFRGVEIRWTCAPERITDATPAQASLHFPGGLADALIDRIGQLETVTPTFAGRAERQGEAGAFEWAVTWSPIGFGESDGFIQSYCNTVSTPDGGTHEAGFRAALVKGLKSYGELTNEKRAAIITAEDVIANAGALISVFIRNPEFQGQTKDRLSSPEGARIVEQLLRDPLDHWLTESPKQANALLGFVVDRAEDRLRRRKDKEVQRAAATRKLRLPGKLSDCSRQSAQGTELFIVEGDSAGGSAKQARDRTTQAILPLRGKILNVASATADKLRANVELSDLALALGVQPGNRFNIDDLRYERIVIMTDADVDGAHIAALLITFFYRVMPETIRQGRVFMALPPLYRISAGPLSEYARDDAHRDELLATVFKGKKTEIGRFKGLGEMMASQLKETTMDPKKRTLARITVPDAEASIEDLVERLMGKRADARFQFIQENAQFVKEELDV, encoded by the coding sequence ATGGCCGCCGACCTCTTCGCTTTTGACGACGAACCCGAAGCTCGCAAACCCGAGCCGCCCAAGCCTGTTGTGGCAGCTCCGCCTGCGGCTGCGCCGTCTATCGTCCCCACGCCCGCGCCGCCTGCTGTTCAGGCCACGGCCACGACGGCGGCCGCCACCGGCTATTCCGCCTCGTCCATCGAGGTGTTGGAAGGGCTGGAACCCGTTCGCAAACGCCCCGGCATGTATATCGGCGGCACCGACGAGCGCGCCCTGCACCACCTGTTCGCCGAAGTCCTGGACAACGCCATGGACGAAGCGGTGGCGAAGCATGCCAAGCTGATCACCGTCGATCTGGACGCCGAGGGATATCTGTCGGTTCGCGACGACGGACGCGGCATCCCCGTCGATCCTCACCCCAAACATCCCGGCAAGTCTGCGCTGGAAGTCGTCATGACCGTCCTCCACTCCGGCGGCAAGTTTTCCGGAAAAGCCTATGAAACCTCTGGCGGTTTGCACGGCGTCGGCGTCTCGGTCGTCAACGCCCTGAGCGAAAGCGTCGAGGTCACGGTCTGGCGTGACGGTTTCGAATGGAAACAAGCCTTCAGTCGCGGCCACGTCCTGGCCCCGATCCAGCAGATCGGCCCATCCAAGAAGCGCGGCACCCTGATCCGCTTCAAGCCCGACGATGAGATTTTCGGCATGGGCGCGGCCTTCAAGCCCGCTCGTCTATTCCGCATGGCGCGGTCCAAGGCCTATCTGTTCCGCGGTGTTGAGATCCGCTGGACCTGCGCGCCGGAGCGGATCACCGACGCCACGCCCGCTCAGGCCAGTCTGCACTTCCCCGGCGGCCTGGCCGACGCCCTGATCGACCGTATCGGTCAGTTGGAAACCGTCACCCCGACCTTCGCCGGCCGCGCCGAGCGCCAAGGCGAAGCGGGCGCCTTCGAATGGGCCGTCACCTGGTCGCCGATCGGCTTTGGTGAATCGGACGGCTTCATCCAGTCCTACTGCAACACCGTGTCCACGCCCGATGGCGGCACGCACGAGGCCGGCTTCCGCGCCGCCTTGGTCAAGGGTCTGAAATCCTACGGCGAACTGACTAATGAAAAGCGCGCCGCGATCATCACGGCCGAGGACGTCATCGCCAATGCCGGCGCCCTGATCAGCGTCTTCATCCGCAATCCCGAGTTCCAGGGCCAGACCAAGGACCGTCTGTCCTCGCCCGAGGGGGCGCGCATCGTGGAGCAGCTGCTGCGCGACCCGCTGGACCACTGGCTGACCGAGAGCCCCAAACAGGCCAACGCCCTGCTGGGCTTCGTCGTCGATCGCGCCGAGGATCGGCTACGTCGCCGTAAGGACAAGGAGGTCCAGCGCGCCGCCGCTACCCGCAAGCTGCGCCTGCCCGGCAAGCTGTCGGACTGCAGCCGCCAGTCGGCCCAAGGCACCGAACTCTTCATCGTCGAAGGCGATTCGGCGGGCGGCTCGGCCAAACAGGCGCGCGACCGCACCACCCAGGCGATCCTGCCCCTGCGCGGCAAGATCCTGAACGTCGCTTCCGCCACCGCCGACAAGCTGCGCGCCAATGTCGAACTGTCCGACCTAGCCCTGGCCTTGGGCGTTCAGCCCGGTAACCGATTCAACATTGATGACCTGCGCTACGAGCGGATCGTCATCATGACCGACGCCGACGTGGATGGCGCCCACATCGCGGCCCTGCTGATTACCTTCTTCTATCGCGTGATGCCCGAAACGATCCGTCAGGGCCGGGTGTTCATGGCTCTTCCGCCGCTCTATCGCATCAGCGCCGGTCCTTTGAGCGAATACGCCCGCGACGACGCCCACCGCGACGAGCTGCTGGCGACCGTGTTCAAAGGCAAAAAGACCGAGATCGGCCGGTTCAAGGGCCTTGGCGAAATGATGGCCTCCCAGCTCAAGGAGACCACCATGGATCCCAAGAAGCGCACCCTGGCCCGCATTACGGTGCCCGACGCTGAGGCCAGCATCGAAGACCTGGTCGAACGCTTGATGGGCAAGCGCGCCGACGCGCGCTTCCAGTTCATTCAGGAAAACGCCCAGTTCGTGAAAGAAGAACTCGACGTCTAA